In Poecile atricapillus isolate bPoeAtr1 chromosome 1, bPoeAtr1.hap1, whole genome shotgun sequence, the sequence AGGATGTATCCCATGCCAGCTGTTACAATGGCACAGTACCATACACAGGTGAACgacagagcagagctggcagcagggaaaaaGATGGGAAGGAAGCCATTTAGTACTGGAGCAGCTGCTTTAAAGTGACTTTCCCTGGTAATCACTATCCTTTCAAATCCCTGTCTACATCTGCCACAGTGATCTCACTTTGCTGCTTTCATCAGATAATCCTTACAGGCTTTCTCAAAATTAAAGCTTCAGGGCTTACTTAATGAGAGCTTTTACTGCTACCAGAGCTACTCTTGCACATTGGTGTCACACAACCTAGCTCTTTACTCTTCCAGTTGTAATGGTGCTTGGGACTTAATTAAGGACCCTAGGATGCTCTCACTCTACAGATCATGAGATGGACTAGAGGAAGGGTCACTTGTGTACTGGCAGTACTCCGCCCATCTGTGGTACTGCTTGTCTCTGAACATTGAGTCCATCAGCTCCCACCACCTTCCCTGTCACACAGCACACATTCTAGGCAGATAACTTGAAGGACAATCACTAGATAAATAGTGAGGAATGAGAGAGAGAGCGAGCATGTGGATTCCAGGCTGTCAGACCATCACCTGCATTGGGGgcatatatatttaaaagtaCATCTACGCCTAACACAATAAATACTTCAAATACTAGCTCCTTCAACCTTTTCCAAATAGATTGCGAGTGCTCTCCAAGTCTCAGGCTGCCCACCTTGGCAAAAGCAGAGACACATCTTTGCTTTCCAGAGTCTTTTAGGGAGCACTTTGCGTTTGGGTCTGACAGGCAGAACAACAAACAGGAGCTAAGGTGCCTGAGCAAGCCTGCTCCCACCCCAGCTCTCTCCCAGACAGATGTCTCACCTGTAGTCAGAATAGGCCCCGGGGCAGTAGAGCAATGCCACAAACGGAGTTCGGCCTCTACAGATGGTGTGCAGGGTCAAGGTAATCCCATACACAGCGGTGAGCATGAAGAAGGAGAGTGCAAGGATGAAAGCTTGATGGTTCTGCTCCCCTACACAGCTGTTAATCCtccaaaaggaaagaagagattactttgcttaaaaaaagaaaagaagccatCTTCTATTTCTTCTCCCTCCCCTAGCTGTCAGAGAACCTGATTTCCAAGGTGCTTCCAGTCAATACAGACTAAGAACTATGAAAAATGTTGAAAGAAGCTTTGTAACATTATATAGAGAAGTTGCAAACACAAGACAGGGTAACACTAGGGTACAAGTAGGGTAACAGTAGCAGGCTATTTGCCTCAAATTTTTAGCAAGGGTAGTATCCTTTGCTGAAACACATTATACCCTACTGCCCCTTGGTTCCAGCACTACATGCACACCCAAAAGGCAGCTTTGGGTTCCCATACCCCAGGAGAGCAGTAATGCAACTTAACTGCAGGACTCTTAATGCTCCACAGACCAAAtccaaagataaaaaaaagaaatccaagaaaacccaccaaaaacaaccccaaactgATGAAAAACAGTAGAGAAGTAAAGGCAATTCTGAAGTGCGCTGTAGAAGCTTTCAGCTATCAAGTCAACCCACTTAGAATAAACAGTTATTCTAACTGTTCTTTTAAAGGATAAATACAAAGCTTTTTGTATTTAACGAGTTTCATAAGGTCTTGCACATAGCAAAAGTAACTCTGTTTGCCAGGGACTGTAAAAAAAGAAGCTTACTTTAAAAAGGACCGAAGTCAGAGAGAGAATACAGGGAGCCTCAGCAGTGCAAAACCTACCAGACACAGTGATGGTCCAGCCTCCTCACACACCTGCCACAAAGCCGGCAGTGCCCTGCTCGGGCTGGCCTGACCAGCTGGCATTTAGTGCACCAGTCCTTTTTCACACCTTCTGGCTGCTCAGCTGACATCCTGCAATAACCTTTAGCCTCCCCATTCACAGCGCGACTGCTTGCAGCACCTGAGATGCCATGGAGCCCGCTGGAGCTCCCTCTAACACTCTTGTTGGGCAAACCCTGGTGCGATGGCTTCTCGTTGcctgctgggatgggaaggTAGCCAGGGTCCTTCTTGGCTCGAGACAGGGCTGCAAGCATAAGAATTAACCCGCACGTGAGAGCGACCACTTGGGAATACTCCACGTGGCCCCGGGGAACCACCTCCCGGAGAAACACATAGTACATATATCCCAAGGAGAAGAGCCCCAGGCTCAAGAAGAAGAGAGTCCGTTCCTTCCTCCGGTGGGTGAGGTAGTAATACCACAGCACCACGACGGGCAGGGACGTCAGGATGATAAGCCCCAGCAGGAAGTGCAGGGCGGCAACGTGGAGCAGGACGGGCAGCAGGACGAGCGGCGGCACGAGGCTGACATTGATCTTCACGGCCCCCGAGAACCAGGGGACCCGCAGCCGGTCCGCGATGGTGTCGGCGATCCTCTCCAGCGCTCCCGGGGGCAGGGATTTGCACGTCAGCCACCTGCGAGCACAGCGCCGGCTGGCACCGGGGCAACCGcgctccctgcccctgccccatcccgctcccgccgcctcccttttccctctctcccgaCAAGTTTCCCGGGAAGCGAGGCGTGGCTCCCCCGCCCTCAGGGCGGCAGCCCCGCGGGCTCGCCGCCGCCGGGAGGGTGTCCCGCAATCGGGCGGTCGCGGAGCCGGTACCTGTCGCAGCCGTCGTCCAGCTCCTCGCAGTCGCAGCAGCACGCCGCCAGGTGGTTGCGCCGGCCGCGCCGGTCCACGTACTCGCAGCAGCAGAGCGGCTCCTCCatcgccgccgcccgccccgtcCCTCCCGCGGGGCCGGCAGCGGCTCCCGCCGGCGGCACCGCCTCAGGTGCCCCGCGCGCGCCACCGCCCCCGCCCcgtggccccgcccccgccgcggcgCCCGCCCGCCATTGGCCGCGCGCGCCCCGAGGTGTGCGGGGGGCGGCGCCCCCGCCCGGACCGTCCACCTGACGGCGGCGCGCGCCAATGGGCGCGCGGGGGGCGGCGCCGCCGTCACGCGGGGGCACCTGCCTTAAAGGGGCAGCGCAACAGGTGGCGGCCGCGGGCCCCTAAAAGCGACCCTgcaccccctccctgccccacacccTGCGTGTGAACCACCGCCCGAGCCAGCGCTGCCCTCCGAACACGGCCCAGCATCGAGCGAGGGGGCCCTTGCGTTTTCTTTCTGTATTCATCTTCTTTCCCTCAACCTGCTCAGAAAACGCTTGAAGCACATGTAAAGGTGTTTTATCGTCAGTGGGCACACCACGCTGAGGCACTGAAGCACAGCCCTTGATGGAGGGAAAACACCGAGGGCTGAAATTtctctgggagagctggaaacATATGGCAGAAGGCAGCCTGCCAAAGCTGGCAGTATGCAAGAGCTATCAAACCCTTTCTTGTTAATTAATCTTAGGCATATTCATCCTTAAGATGGTGACTTGTTTCACAAGGTCCCCATGGCTAAAAAAAGCCTATGTGGATCCTGTGGCTGTGAATCCACTAAGGTTCCTTTTTCTCCAAAACACTGATGGTCAGTGGAATGGAATGACACCGATGGTCATTTTCTATGTTGACGTAAAAAGCTGCAATTTCATAAGAGACAAGTCCAGTTCTCTGCTGAGGGTGTTTTTCCCCATCTGAAATGTTCACATCTGTTCACCAGCGGTACAACTGCCCTCGCTCACTCACCATGGGATGGATCCAAGAGCTCTGCACTGTTTGGAATTGAGACTCCCCAAGGTAGAAGGCTGGCAGGAGACAACACTGCCAAAGCTACGGCAATGCAGAACCCAACTTACTTCTTCCACAAACCTTTATTCTGTGCAGCTTTTGAGCTTAACAGTAGAGTCCAGAGGAGACAGTTACAATCCCTACCCCACAAGTCCTCACACACACATCAGTTCTTCCAATGTCTTGAATGAAAAGCTGATGTGGCTATTAACTCTCAGTCTTGCTGCTCTGTGTCCTGTTCAAGTGGTCAAAGCTTCTTTGGAGCATGGAAAGGGAAATCTTCAGCTGTGAAGATACaatcaccccccccccccaattaCTTAAGTCAGTCTACTGCATGGCTGAGTGATATCAGGAAAATAAAgtctccctcctccttttcttttaagGATTTCATGTGATTTCCTCCTCCCTGTTTCCATAAACAGTTGGCTCTCCTAACAGCTACACTCTACAGAGTTTATAAATACTAACAGTCCAGGATGATAAAGTCTTAACACCTCACCAGACAACAGCACAGAAGATAAACCACCCCACTCATTTTTAGTCACAGATAATGTTCAGTGCAAATACTCCAAGGAACATGGCAGCACAacatgaattttcttttaatacctGGCCCTCCTAGTGCATTTTGGTGCACAAAACATGTTTAGATTATTGACAACCCTCAGAAAACACAAGGCAGCAAACACTAAGACGTGTCAGGACTTCCAGACAAAAAGTGTTATTCTGGTTGAAAAAGGTGGCTAAAttctcacttttcttttttttacagtgtGTTCAAAAAGCACTTAACGCTTCAGAATTAGGAATTGTTTGGACAgtaagcagagaaaataaaaagggcaTGGAAATCAGAAAACTTTGCCTCTGAAGTGAAACTTCCAGCACTCAGGCTTTTTCAAGTTGTGATCAAAGTGGTTAATTAATAGATCAATAGCAGTTGTGCATGCAGAGACACCTCTAAACAAGGAGTATAAAAAATGGCTTCTTTTTCTAACCTCCTTTAGAGGTGCATGGAAGAACAAAGAGCAAATGATGGAGAAAGGTACATGTGGACTCCCCCTTCAGCTTTCCTAAACTAATAATTTATTCCATCACATTTTAAGATTTAATAAATGAAGTTAAAATCTGAACATTCTTGGgtaataagtaaaataaatttactgCCCTTCCTAAGTCAAAATTTCAGTGTAGGGATTGTAAGGATTTAACAGTCATGGACTTCAGGATCAGAGAGACAACAGTATTCAACAtcttttatctttctttcttttttttttttgtgtctatAGTATACAAGAGCCTGAAATCTTAAGTTACTGTGAAGGAGGATTATCTTCTATGGAGCCTCTCAGAAACATATGGTctgcagaaattatttattttcactggATATTAGGTGCCAGGATAAACCTGAATGAAGAAACCCCAtaataaaatgggaaaacactTCACAAATCTTAATATGAGTGTTCTTAGAAAAGGGAATCTGTTTTGAAATACTCCAGTCTTTGCTTTGTCATGATTCAGAACTGCATTAACACATCTCTTAAGCACTTGACAAGTTTAAGAAAGTTGACTTAGGTACTTGCATCTTAGtccaataaaaaaacccaaaccaaccaaccaaaaaaaactccaacccTTCAAGAaacaaattcaaaaccaaaGCAACCCAAAATATCAGAAACTTAAGTGCTGCCTATTAACTAAACTAAAGCCTAGTGCAAAACAGATTAAGAAAACTTCATCTAGACCAGACCACATTAAACAAAAGCTATGATAACACAAGGGAAAACAACTTGAGTTGTTGAGAAGAACATAACCAGCAAAGATTTTCAGACCTACCTGCTCAAGCATTTCGATTGAGTCTCTTAAAACTCCTTTCACATGTTTAACCTGTTCCTTATCATATTGCGGTATCTCCTCTTTTGATACAATTTCTGGGGATATGCTGAAAAAGATGGAGATTACATCAGAAACATGAAACAAGCACCTCAATGCCTTTTTAAAAGCAACTGTTCTTTGCCACCATTACTCTGCCATTGCTAAAACACCCCCTTACAAAAGCCACATAAAAAAGCTGCCTGCAGTTGAATTCCAATCCATTTTCTTGAAGC encodes:
- the ZDHHC23 gene encoding palmitoyltransferase ZDHHC23 isoform X2; amino-acid sequence: MEEPLCCCEYVDRRGRRNHLAACCCDCEELDDGCDRWLTCKSLPPGALERIADTIADRLRVPWFSGAVKINVSLVPPLVLLPVLLHVAALHFLLGLIILTSLPVVVLWYYYLTHRRKERTLFFLSLGLFSLGYMYYVFLREVVPRGHVEYSQVVALTCGLILMLAALSRAKKDPGYLPIPAGNEKPSHQGLPNKSVRGSSSGLHGISGAASSRAVNGEAKGYCRMSAEQPEGVKKDWCTKCQLVRPARAGHCRLCGRCVRRLDHHCVWINSCVGEQNHQAFILALSFFMLTAVYGITLTLHTICRGRTPFVALLYCPGAYSDYSSALSFTCVWYCAIVTAGMGYILLIQLLNISYNVTEREARLALRDNTGRRLLGGLVIDTGQYNRGLLCNWGHFLSLGSSPPQRSAEDIV
- the ZDHHC23 gene encoding palmitoyltransferase ZDHHC23 isoform X1; this translates as MEEPLCCCEYVDRRGRRNHLAACCCDCEELDDGCDRWLTCKSLPPGALERIADTIADRLRVPWFSGAVKINVSLVPPLVLLPVLLHVAALHFLLGLIILTSLPVVVLWYYYLTHRRKERTLFFLSLGLFSLGYMYYVFLREVVPRGHVEYSQVVALTCGLILMLAALSRAKKDPGYLPIPAGNEKPSHQGLPNKSVRGSSSGLHGISGAASSRAVNGEAKGYCRMSAEQPEGVKKDWCTKCQLVRPARAGHCRLCGRCVRRLDHHCVWINSCVGEQNHQAFILALSFFMLTAVYGITLTLHTICRGRTPFVALLYCPGAYSDYSSALSFTCVWYCAIVTAGMGYILLIQLLNISYNVTEREARLALRDNTGRRLLGGWCCVMARRLWLAGEWPLPPGLLPQTIFPRGQCVGYPLTDNTRCFPRWNGSSRAVSQQ